The following coding sequences lie in one Mercenaria mercenaria strain notata chromosome 5, MADL_Memer_1, whole genome shotgun sequence genomic window:
- the LOC128557391 gene encoding uncharacterized protein LOC128557391 yields MKLGQNVNLLIFSSYLGPLNKIKGKYMVKSQSGKETWTYPNNFKGEHVSESIGGLIFEGEIFSIFTGGVHFIVHNC; encoded by the exons atgaaacttggtcagaatgttaatcttttgATCTTTAGTTCGTATCTGGGTCCACTaaataaaattaaaggaaaatat ATGGTGAAGTCTCAAAGCGGAAAAGAAACGTGGACCTATCCTAACAACTTCAAAGGAGAACA TGTGTCAGAGTCAATTGGTGGCTTGATTTTTGAAGGAgagattttttctatatttactgGTGGCGTACATTTCattgtacataattgttga